The following proteins come from a genomic window of Candidatus Cloacimonadaceae bacterium:
- a CDS encoding BtpA/SgcQ family protein — MKLFADQARKPIIVMLHVQALPGTPKHRHSMRAIIDHLLEETHTYQEHGVDAMLIENMHDVPYSRRVVGDEIISAMSVLAHELRRETDLPLGIQILAGANKAALAVAHAAGLDFIRAEGFVFAHVADEGIIQSDAAELLRYRKYLGAEEIDIFTDIKKKHSSHSLTQDICIGETASAAEFFLSDGVIVSGNSTGKACNIKDLDEVCKACKLPILIGSGITTVNLCEYWELADAFIVGSHFKVDGLWSNALSLQRIKAFMTEVERLRP; from the coding sequence ATGAAACTCTTTGCAGATCAAGCCCGCAAGCCGATAATCGTCATGCTGCACGTGCAGGCATTGCCGGGAACGCCAAAACACCGCCACTCCATGAGGGCGATTATCGACCATTTATTGGAGGAAACTCATACCTATCAAGAACATGGCGTTGATGCCATGTTGATCGAAAACATGCACGACGTTCCATACTCCAGGCGCGTGGTCGGTGACGAGATCATCAGCGCCATGAGCGTGCTGGCACATGAACTGAGGAGGGAAACCGACCTTCCTTTGGGCATCCAAATCCTTGCGGGAGCGAATAAAGCGGCTCTGGCGGTCGCCCATGCCGCGGGACTGGATTTTATCCGAGCCGAAGGTTTCGTCTTTGCCCACGTAGCCGACGAAGGCATCATTCAGTCCGACGCCGCGGAGCTGCTGCGCTATCGCAAATATCTGGGTGCGGAGGAGATAGACATCTTCACAGACATCAAGAAAAAGCATAGTTCGCACAGCCTGACACAGGATATCTGCATCGGGGAAACCGCGTCCGCTGCGGAGTTCTTTCTCTCCGATGGAGTGATAGTAAGCGGAAACAGCACCGGCAAGGCTTGCAATATCAAGGACTTGGATGAAGTTTGCAAAGCCTGCAAGCTCCCCATCCTGATCGGCTCCGGCATCACGACCGTGAATCTGTGTGAATACTGGGAGCTCGCCGACGCCTTCATCGTGGGTTCGCACTTCAAGGTGGATGGATTATGGTCAAATGCCCTTTCCCTTCAGAGGATAAAGGCTTTTATGACAGAGGTGGAGAGGCTGAGACCATAG
- a CDS encoding DUF6029 family protein, which produces MRKQILPLCMIFLLGGMLFAQNVPSLSGLNEAKFVYRSVEDSLSVYFRDSFAFNLGYRDFSFGMKFIAELPKYSTSQSELLEDIDPTRLQFGWKELYVNYNKDAILIHAGTIEETFGSGIALRSFQDIEFDTDQRLTGFKVRYDEVLRLKALYGAIESPTAAGKYDLAYGIDAEYPLHDALSIGGSAVGMRSFTPFNTYNQSEVFSGRMRYNIGIVEIYGEYATRELYKRGFGLSAISGSALYADASITLDRIQFGGAYKNYDQFQFRLQDIPLANHHNETLSDNQGSAIDETGFQGWTTFSPAENISLNLDYAEAWNKDETKKMNDAHAALDWTQGNRHATLSFSHIEKLDENTDHWQKELNPALAIGFPVMGKSIILHSEFKIVEKQQNIIANNHYEPKLQADLALGKTSLSLGSQSRWQDFSSIMESRYWLNMEAKYRLYDHTEIVLFAGKEAGGKVCRNGVCRYVAPFSGLRLELNTRF; this is translated from the coding sequence ATGCGAAAACAGATATTACCGCTGTGCATGATCTTCCTTCTCGGCGGAATGCTCTTTGCCCAAAACGTCCCCAGCCTGAGCGGATTGAACGAGGCTAAGTTTGTCTATCGCAGCGTGGAGGACTCCCTAAGCGTCTATTTCCGCGATTCCTTTGCCTTCAATCTGGGCTACCGGGATTTCAGCTTCGGTATGAAGTTCATCGCCGAACTGCCAAAGTATTCAACCAGCCAGAGCGAGCTTTTGGAAGATATCGATCCCACGCGTCTCCAATTCGGCTGGAAAGAACTGTATGTCAATTACAACAAAGACGCCATCCTGATCCATGCCGGAACGATCGAAGAGACCTTTGGCAGCGGCATCGCGCTGCGCAGCTTCCAGGATATCGAGTTTGATACGGATCAGCGTCTCACAGGCTTCAAAGTGCGCTATGATGAAGTCCTCCGGCTCAAAGCCCTCTACGGAGCAATCGAAAGCCCCACCGCAGCCGGGAAATATGATCTTGCTTATGGAATCGATGCCGAATATCCCTTGCATGACGCGCTTTCCATTGGCGGCAGCGCTGTCGGCATGCGCAGTTTCACCCCATTCAACACTTACAACCAAAGCGAAGTCTTCAGCGGCAGGATGAGATACAACATCGGCATCGTCGAAATCTATGGCGAATATGCCACCCGCGAACTCTACAAACGCGGTTTTGGGCTTTCAGCGATCAGCGGCAGCGCCCTCTATGCTGACGCCAGCATCACACTTGATAGAATCCAGTTCGGCGGCGCGTATAAGAATTATGACCAATTTCAGTTCCGCCTGCAGGACATTCCCCTCGCGAACCATCACAACGAAACCCTCTCGGACAACCAGGGTTCCGCCATCGACGAAACAGGATTTCAAGGCTGGACGACCTTTTCCCCCGCCGAAAACATCAGCCTGAATCTGGACTATGCAGAAGCCTGGAACAAAGACGAGACCAAGAAAATGAACGATGCCCATGCCGCTCTGGATTGGACACAGGGAAACCGGCATGCCACGCTCTCTTTCTCCCACATCGAGAAGCTGGATGAAAACACGGATCACTGGCAGAAAGAACTCAATCCCGCGCTCGCGATTGGTTTCCCCGTCATGGGCAAAAGCATCATCCTGCACAGCGAATTCAAGATAGTCGAAAAACAACAGAACATTATCGCCAACAACCATTATGAGCCCAAGCTGCAAGCCGATCTCGCCCTCGGCAAGACCTCGCTTTCCCTCGGCTCGCAAAGCCGTTGGCAAGACTTCTCATCCATTATGGAAAGTCGTTATTGGCTAAATATGGAAGCAAAATACCGCCTCTACGACCACACCGAAATCGTTCTCTTTGCCGGTAAGGAAGCCGGCGGAAAGGTCTGCCGCAATGGCGTATGCCGCTATGTGGCTCCCTTTTCGGGCTTGCGCCTGGAACTGAACACCAGATTTTGA
- a CDS encoding T9SS type A sorting domain-containing protein, translated as MKYIATIFALMLIFSAGAEPHFYPLTSIAEDFGATWCGGCLLAIEGLSVVHGNTHNGEFVSARLYTESGNLSSPSVDARFSYYDVLGIPAVIFNGKTRVDGSGDGIADGSVYTAALKPYLYSASPLKMNITDFSAVNGRITGNVEMLSTTLSIVNQQLHLYLVEDNVSEGITNVTRQVVSLPLNLFGAGNTVTFDQYFTINPAWNANNLWALAFVQIEDAAILQTAHTLPLPQYNFRAAFDWDANIVGNAGLFESPALWFFNLGQSDNYIMQIVIDSAPEDWYFNYCGEDGNCYPGNLPMPLNLLSGGKVAFHLNLWIGSSGIGNFRFVLSSPNLGTYSIPFRFRTSDVSANDDHYISQPTLLKGNYPNPFNPSTTIDYQIPAKGNVRLEIYNMKGQKVQTLVNELKTSGSHSVVWNGIDQSGHSVVSGVYFYRLVTENNTITKRMLLLK; from the coding sequence ATGAAATATATAGCCACTATCTTTGCTCTGATGCTGATTTTCAGCGCAGGAGCGGAACCGCACTTCTATCCTCTCACCTCGATCGCCGAAGATTTTGGCGCCACCTGGTGCGGAGGTTGTTTGCTCGCCATCGAAGGCTTGAGTGTCGTGCACGGCAACACCCACAACGGAGAATTTGTCTCCGCGAGGCTTTACACGGAATCCGGCAACCTCAGCAGCCCCAGCGTCGATGCCAGATTCAGTTATTATGATGTCCTCGGCATCCCGGCAGTCATCTTCAATGGTAAAACCCGCGTCGATGGTAGCGGAGACGGCATCGCGGACGGCAGCGTCTATACCGCGGCTTTGAAACCCTATCTCTATAGTGCCTCGCCGCTGAAAATGAATATCACGGATTTCAGTGCCGTCAACGGACGGATCACCGGAAACGTGGAAATGCTTTCTACCACGCTCTCCATCGTCAATCAACAGCTCCATCTCTATCTGGTGGAAGATAACGTCTCGGAGGGAATCACAAACGTGACCAGACAAGTCGTCAGCCTGCCGCTAAACCTCTTCGGAGCCGGAAATACAGTTACTTTTGACCAATATTTCACTATAAATCCCGCCTGGAACGCAAACAATCTTTGGGCGCTCGCCTTTGTCCAAATCGAAGACGCCGCGATCCTGCAAACCGCTCACACATTGCCACTTCCGCAATATAACTTCCGAGCCGCATTTGATTGGGACGCAAACATCGTCGGCAATGCGGGACTGTTTGAATCGCCCGCTTTGTGGTTCTTCAATCTGGGACAATCGGACAATTATATAATGCAAATCGTGATCGATTCTGCTCCTGAAGACTGGTATTTCAATTATTGCGGCGAGGACGGAAACTGCTATCCGGGAAATCTCCCCATGCCCTTGAATCTCCTCTCCGGGGGCAAAGTGGCTTTTCATCTCAACCTCTGGATCGGCTCCAGCGGGATCGGAAACTTCCGTTTTGTGTTATCTTCCCCCAATCTCGGCACCTATTCGATCCCCTTCCGCTTTCGCACCAGCGACGTGAGCGCAAATGACGATCATTATATCTCTCAACCAACTCTGCTAAAGGGAAACTATCCCAATCCCTTCAATCCTTCCACCACGATTGATTATCAAATCCCGGCAAAAGGGAATGTCCGCTTGGAGATATACAATATGAAGGGTCAAAAGGTTCAGACCCTTGTCAATGAGTTAAAGACCTCCGGTAGCCATAGCGTGGTCTGGAACGGTATCGACCAATCCGGGCACAGCGTAGTTAGCGGAGTATATTTCTACCGTTTGGTAACTGAAAATAACACAATTACCAAGAGGATGCTCTTGCTAAAATGA
- a CDS encoding thioredoxin family protein yields MRSHAKMLMIMIALALAGMLPGTQSVKFSLDKASLKPGEKGILRATLSIPEGKKQSHDPKDLESSYFYLIGENSSLSFGKHQYPKPDKISEDGFWEYYKSLTLTLPFTVKAIAKAGKTEIKAEMSYGLCHAISGFCDPPVEALDKVSLEILAAEEVPLAPSTETGSEEKTPSEPDTTESIELTTAETLPETEVPPAGTTTKSIIFYMLMAILGGIVLNATPCVLPILPIRAMSMINQAQKDITKLFLHTMIYTLGVLLSFGSIAAAFVIARLSGVNLTYGFLNQSLTYNLIMLSIIFVFGLSLLGVFVMNAPGQNTASKATSRKGYTGSFFWGVFAFLMGFSCMGPFMGPALEVAVRLSSPLLVVFFLLIGLGFALPFVIISMYPRALKWIPKPGEWMNIFKELMGFVLMLLVFKYFSTLWGLTRSGAYLLSVSHYVIFLGFAAWLYGRFVRMEHSKAVQFIFTLLAVGVIALSAYTYLPFMEETKVIQTTGDLQPADHDGWYVFSPQLFDKLQAEGKPVFLDIGADWCANCKVNERKVLHQDDIMREFAEKGVVLLKGDFTRKDPVLLDWIQKGGSIGVPFNVLYIPGKSPIKMSELFSKSDIRKALEQIPLKEAN; encoded by the coding sequence ATGCGTAGCCACGCAAAGATGCTGATGATAATGATCGCGCTCGCTCTGGCAGGTATGCTGCCGGGCACACAAAGCGTAAAGTTCTCCCTGGATAAAGCATCGCTCAAACCTGGCGAAAAGGGCATTCTGCGCGCAACTTTGAGCATTCCCGAAGGCAAAAAGCAATCCCACGATCCCAAGGACCTGGAGAGCTCCTATTTCTACCTGATCGGAGAAAACTCCTCGCTCAGTTTCGGCAAACATCAATATCCCAAACCGGACAAAATCTCCGAAGATGGATTCTGGGAATATTACAAAAGCCTGACGCTCACGCTTCCATTCACCGTCAAAGCCATAGCCAAAGCTGGAAAGACGGAAATCAAAGCCGAAATGAGCTATGGTCTCTGCCATGCCATTAGCGGGTTTTGCGATCCGCCGGTAGAAGCGCTTGACAAGGTCAGTCTGGAGATTCTGGCTGCGGAAGAAGTGCCGCTTGCGCCAAGCACCGAAACCGGATCCGAAGAGAAAACTCCATCGGAGCCGGACACCACCGAAAGCATCGAATTGACAACCGCGGAAACGCTGCCGGAAACGGAAGTCCCCCCTGCCGGCACCACTACAAAAAGCATCATCTTCTATATGCTGATGGCGATCCTTGGCGGCATCGTGCTCAACGCCACTCCCTGCGTGCTGCCGATCCTTCCCATCCGCGCGATGAGCATGATCAACCAGGCGCAGAAAGATATCACCAAACTCTTTCTGCACACGATGATCTACACGCTCGGAGTGCTGCTTTCCTTTGGCTCGATCGCGGCTGCTTTCGTCATCGCGCGGCTTTCGGGAGTCAACCTCACCTACGGATTTCTCAATCAAAGCCTCACTTACAATCTGATCATGCTCAGCATCATCTTCGTCTTCGGACTCTCGCTTTTGGGCGTCTTCGTGATGAACGCACCAGGACAGAACACCGCCAGCAAAGCCACTTCGCGTAAAGGTTATACCGGCTCTTTCTTCTGGGGAGTGTTTGCCTTTTTGATGGGCTTTTCCTGTATGGGCCCCTTTATGGGTCCTGCTCTGGAAGTGGCGGTCAGGCTTTCCTCGCCTCTGTTGGTGGTATTTTTTCTGCTGATTGGTCTCGGTTTCGCCCTGCCTTTTGTGATCATCAGTATGTATCCAAGGGCGCTGAAATGGATCCCCAAGCCCGGCGAATGGATGAACATCTTCAAGGAATTGATGGGCTTTGTGCTTATGCTGCTCGTCTTCAAATACTTTTCAACCCTCTGGGGGCTAACGAGAAGCGGCGCTTACCTGCTCTCCGTGAGCCACTATGTGATCTTTCTCGGTTTTGCCGCCTGGCTCTATGGCAGATTTGTGCGCATGGAACATTCCAAGGCGGTTCAGTTCATATTCACGCTCCTCGCCGTTGGCGTGATTGCCCTTTCTGCATATACCTATCTTCCCTTCATGGAAGAAACCAAGGTGATCCAAACCACCGGAGATTTGCAGCCTGCCGATCATGATGGCTGGTATGTGTTCAGTCCGCAGCTTTTTGACAAGCTGCAGGCGGAGGGGAAACCCGTCTTTTTAGACATCGGTGCGGACTGGTGCGCAAACTGCAAGGTGAACGAACGCAAGGTCTTGCATCAGGATGACATCATGCGGGAGTTTGCGGAAAAAGGCGTGGTATTATTGAAGGGAGATTTCACCCGCAAGGATCCCGTGCTGCTGGATTGGATACAAAAAGGCGGCAGCATCGGCGTGCCCTTCAACGTTTTATATATTCCCGGTAAGTCGCCGATCAAGATGAGCGAGCTTTTCAGCAAGTCCGACATCCGCAAAGCCCTTGAACAGATACCTCTCAAGGAGGCAAATTGA
- a CDS encoding TlpA disulfide reductase family protein gives MKVSLILITLCLIAGFAFAEAMPDFRLPDINNKNVTLADLLGKGPILMDFWADYCTPCKNSMPYLNELALKYDSLTVVLVSIDAPKGVNKAKNYLKSKNFKFVTLFDSEKTLAKKLNVTNPPHTFILDKEGTIVYSHLGFEPGIIEHYDNHIRVLLNLDTEAE, from the coding sequence ATGAAAGTTTCTTTGATATTGATCACACTATGCCTCATCGCGGGCTTTGCCTTTGCCGAAGCGATGCCCGATTTCCGGCTGCCGGACATCAATAACAAAAACGTGACCCTTGCCGATCTCTTGGGCAAGGGTCCCATCCTGATGGATTTCTGGGCGGATTATTGCACACCCTGCAAAAACTCCATGCCCTATCTGAACGAGCTTGCCCTCAAATATGACTCACTGACCGTGGTGCTCGTTTCCATCGACGCACCCAAGGGCGTCAACAAAGCCAAGAACTATCTCAAAAGCAAGAACTTCAAGTTTGTCACCCTCTTCGATTCCGAAAAAACCCTGGCGAAAAAACTCAATGTCACCAATCCTCCCCACACCTTCATCCTCGATAAAGAGGGCACAATCGTCTATTCCCATCTGGGCTTCGAACCCGGCATCATCGAGCATTACGACAATCATATCCGCGTGTTGCTGAATCTCGACACCGAGGCGGAATGA
- a CDS encoding DMT family transporter produces the protein MITYLKATLAMLFWALTFVWIKVALETYRPIEIVFLRLVLASLLLFTVMLLSGHWQKINRKDMLHMMLVSLCEPFLYFLGEANGMQHVSATLGSLIISTIPIVTAVGAWLFLREKIYPLLVVGLIVSFSGVAVMSLGTDDLAATTTGILFLLLAVMAGMLYGLLIRSLTLKYSALTIVAWQSFFGLIYFVPVFFINDWSHFINLQHSTRGLTTIAGMSIFASVGAFLLYTGVIRELGVIRANIFTNLIPVFTVILAFLILGDRLNTQSSIGLALTLTGLVISQYRDLQRLRRRF, from the coding sequence ATGATCACCTACCTGAAAGCGACCCTGGCAATGCTGTTTTGGGCGCTCACTTTCGTCTGGATCAAGGTGGCGCTGGAGACCTATCGTCCCATCGAGATCGTGTTTTTGCGTCTGGTGCTGGCATCGCTGCTGCTTTTCACGGTGATGCTGCTCAGCGGACATTGGCAGAAGATCAACCGCAAAGATATGCTGCACATGATGTTGGTTTCTTTATGCGAGCCTTTTCTATACTTTCTGGGAGAGGCGAACGGGATGCAGCATGTGTCCGCGACTTTGGGTTCCCTGATCATATCGACGATCCCAATCGTGACTGCCGTGGGAGCCTGGCTTTTCTTGCGTGAAAAGATCTACCCGCTATTGGTCGTGGGACTGATCGTTTCTTTCAGCGGCGTCGCGGTGATGAGCCTGGGCACGGATGATCTTGCCGCAACGACCACCGGCATCCTGTTTTTGCTTCTGGCGGTGATGGCTGGAATGCTCTATGGACTTCTTATTCGCTCTCTCACTTTGAAGTATTCCGCGCTCACCATCGTTGCCTGGCAGAGTTTTTTCGGATTGATCTATTTCGTGCCGGTCTTTTTTATCAACGACTGGTCTCATTTCATCAATCTTCAGCATTCCACAAGGGGGCTCACCACGATCGCGGGGATGTCCATCTTCGCTTCCGTAGGCGCTTTTCTGTTATATACGGGTGTGATCCGCGAGCTTGGCGTGATCAGAGCAAACATCTTCACCAATCTGATCCCGGTGTTCACCGTGATTCTGGCTTTTCTGATCCTCGGAGACCGGCTCAACACGCAATCCAGCATAGGTTTGGCACTCACTCTGACGGGCTTGGTTATTTCCCAATACCGGGACTTGCAACGTCTGCGCCGGCGGTTTTAG